GCCCGCTGGGATGCCGACGCCCTGCCCCCGGTCAGCCAGGTCGACACGCTGCTCATTGCCGGCGGAGACGGCGTGGATGCAGCCATGGCCGATGCGCGCACGCGCCGCTTTGTGCAGCGCTGCGCAGCCCGCGGCGCGCGCGTCGCCAGCGTGTGTTCGGGCAGCCTGTTGCTGGCCGCCACGGGCTTGCTGAATGGCCGTCGCGCCACGACCCACTGGAGCCGCAGCGAGCAGTTCGCGCGCACGTTTCCGCAGGTGCAGCTCGAACCCGACCACATCTACGTGAACGATGGCCCGATCTGGACCAGCGCCGGCATCAGCGCGGGCATCGACCTGGCGCTTGCCCTCATCGCCGAAGACCTGGGCGAGCGCCTGGCACGCGCGGTGGCGCGGCAGTTGGTCGTGTACTACCGCCGGCCCGGCGGGCAGTCGCAGTTTTCAGCGCTGAATGAGATGGATTCGGCACGCGGCCGCTTCAAGCCGCTGCTCGACCACGTGCGGCGCAACCTGGGCGCACCGCATCGCGTGGGCGATCTGGCCGAGCACGCCTGCATGAGCCCGCGCCATTTCGCACGCGCGTTTCAGGTTGAAACCGGTCTCACGCCTGCAAAGGCCGTGGAAAAATTGCGCGTGGAGGCTGCACGCGCCGCGCTGGAAAGCGGTGCCGTCTCCATGCAGCGCGTGGCCACCGAGTGCGGTTTTGGCGATACCGAGCGCATGCGGCGCAGTTTCCAGCGCCTGTTGGGTGTACCTCCGTCTTCATTGCGCGCACGCTAACTTCACTGAAACCCGCACCGCTGCGCCATTCGCCTTCCTCAGGCCCAAACTTTGCGTCCGAGCTCCGGCGCCGCCCAACCTCGACAAGAAAGGGCGAGCAAAACGGACACCGGGAACGCAACGAGCGAAGGAGGAGACGCGTATGAACACTCGGGAAATGCTGGCCATCGTGGGCGTTACGCTGGCCGTGATCACAGCCTATTCGCTTGCCCTCGATCTGACCGACGAGCCGCTGGGCCTGCGGGCGCCGCAGACCGGTCTCGTGTACGTGCAAGCGCAGGTGAATGCGCCGCATCAGTGACGCGCATGGCGCGCAAAGGCCGCCGCACCTCCCTGACCGAATGACCGCCGCGGCTGGTGGAAGACATCGCCCGCGCGGGGCACAGCAATGACCGTGCACATCGGCATTTCAGGGTGGCGCTACGCAGGCTGGCGCGGCGTGTTCTACCCGGAAGACCTGGCACAGCGCCGCGAGCTGGAATATGCATCGCGCCAGTTCGACACCATCGAGATCAACGGCTCGCACTACTCGCTGCAATCGATCACAAGCTGGCAGGCCTGGCACGACACCGCGCCCGACAGCTTTGTTTTTGCCGTCAAGGGGCCGCGCTACCTGACCCACATGCTGCGCTTCCGTGACGAGACGGCGGTGCCGGCGCTGGCCAATTTCTTCGCGTCTGGAGTGCTGGCGCTGCGGCGCAAGCTCGGGCCGTTCCTGTGGCAATTTCCGCCCAGCTACCGGTTCGATGCAGAGCGGTTCGAGCGTTTCCTGTCACTGTTGCCGCGCGACACGGCAGCCGCCCGCGCGCTGGCCCGACAGCACGATGGGCGCGTCAAGGCACCCTGGTTTGCCACGCGCGGGCAGCAGCGCCTGCGCCATGCGGTGGAAGTGCGCCACGACAGCTTCTGCACACCGGAGTTTGCCGCGCTCCTGCGCCGGCATCACGCTGCGCTGGTGGTCTCACATGCCGTCGCAGACTGGCCGTACCTTGAAGACGTGACGAGCGATTTCGTCTACCTGCGCCTGCACGGCGCCGATGCGCTCTACAGCGGCGCCTATGCCGATGCCGCGCTGGACCGCTGGGCCGACCGCATCCGCCAATGGGCTGCGGGGAGCGAGCCGGCCGACGCACATCGCGTTGGCGCGCCCGCCAAACTGCGGCGCAGCGGCCGCGACATCTATTGCTACTTCGATAACGATAAAAAAGTCGAAGCGCCTTCCGATGCGCGACGCTTGCTCGAACGGCTGCGTGCCGAATGAGATGGCGGCTCGCCTCTGAGCGCTAGCGCTCAGCCCGTCTTCACCCGCTGGCGCTTCGCCTGCTTGACGGCTGCGGGGTGGACGACCGCCGTATCCTCCGGTGCCAGGGCGCGCCCGTCTTGCGCACGGAGTTCAAGGCGGGGCACCGGCTTCCCCGTTGCCTTGTCGACGAGGACAACGTGCGCCTCATCCGACGCAAAGCAGAACGCTTCACCCCATTGCCGCAGCGCCACGAGCAATGGAAACAGCGCGCGTCCTTTCTCGGTCAGCACATAGTCCTGATACGCGCTGCCGTCTGACGCCGGCACCGTCTCGAGAATGTCGTGCGCCACGAGGTTGCGCAGGCGCACCGCCAGGATGTTTTTCGACAGGCCCAGACTGCGCTGAAACTCGCCAAAACGGCGCAGGCCATCGAACGCATCCCGAACGATCAGCAGCGACCACCAGTCGCCAATGGCATCCAGCGGCCTGGCGACGCCGCAAAGAGACTCCGCGTGGCTCGTACGTTTGACCATCTGTATCGCGCTTGCTGTGCGCGTCCTCATATTCAATGTGGTTGCAATATAAAACCTCGACTGCTATAACGCAACGGTTTCATATTGCAACCACTTAAGGCAAGGAGGAAGCACGACATGCGCGTTGATACGTTCGATGGGATGTACCCCTATACCCCCCGCTTTACCGATGCACCGGGCTTCTCGATGCATTTCGTGGACGAGGGCCCCGCCGATGGCGAAGTCGTGCTGTGTCTGCATGGCGAGCCCACATGGGGTTTCCTCTTCCGGCACCTGATCGCGGCACTGCGCGGCGCCCACCGCGTGGTGGCGCTCGACCACATGGGCTTTGGCAGGAGCGAAACACCGCCATCTCGCAGCTACTGGTTGCAAGACCACATCGACAACCTTGAGCGCTTCGTGCTCGCGCTGGACCTGCGCGGCATCACGCTCGTCATGCACGACTTTGGCGGGCCAGTCGGGATGGGGCTCGCGTCACGGCATCCGGATCGCATTCGGCGCATCGTCAGCGTCAACGGGCCAACGCCGTTCGGGCAGGCGACGTTGGGTGAACGCCTGGCCGCCAACGCGGCAGTGTCGCCATGGTTTCAGTGGATCATGCGGGCCGAATCTGAGGGGCGTCTTGAAGCCGTACTGGGTGAACTCGGCTTCAACATCCTCAGCACCTTGAAGCTCAACGGCTTTGAAGACCACGGGCTCATCAACGATGCGTGGTTGCAGGCGTACGGCGCGCGCTTTGCAACGCCGGCGGACTGCGCTGGCGCCATCGGTTGGGCCAAAGGCTTTGCGACCGGCGCCCATCGCTTTGAAGTGCCGGACGCTGCAGCGCGCCGTGCCATCGCCACGAAACCCGCCATGGCGATTTGGGGCATGGCAGACCGCACGTTGCATGCAGTGCATTTCCCGCCGCTGTTCAGTGAGCTGTTTCCGGACGCGCCGGTGCATCGGTTGCCCGGCGTTGGGCATTACAGCTTTGAAGATGCGCCCGGTGCGATTGCCGATCGCATCGCGACGTTTCTCGCGCAAACGTGAGGGCGTAGCATCCGCCAGCTACCACGCCGCATACATGCACAGAACACAGCGAACGCGAAGCCGGCGCCCAAGCGCAGGCTACGCTTGCTCGCGCTGCCCTGGCGCGGCCGCCTGGCCGAGCCTGACTTCCGCCACCAGCCCACCGCCTTCGCGATTGCGCAACGTGAGCCCGCCGCCTGCAGCCACAGCCAACTGCTGCGCGATCGCCAGGCCCAGCCCCGTGCCGCCCGTCTCGCGGCTGCGCGAATTCTCCAGCCGCACAAACGGCTGCAGCACCGCATCGAGCTTGTCTTCCGGAATACCGGGCCCGCGGTCGCGCACTTCGATCACCACGGCATCGCCGTCGCGGCGCACACTCACTTCAGCCGCGCCACCAAACTTGATCGCGTTGTCGGTCAGGTTGGTCAACACGCGGCGCAATGCGTGCGGGCGCGTGACGATCGCACCGGTAGCGTGCTGCTCCAGCGTGACGGGCTTGCCGGTGTCCTGGTAGTCGTACACCAGGCTTTCGACAAACGAGCCGACGTCGATGCGCGAGGGCTTTTCACCATCGCCATGCGCGCTGCGCGCATAGGCCAGGCCCTCGCGCACGAGCGTTTCAATCTCGGCCAGATCGTTCAACAGCTTGCGCTTTTCTTCGGAGTCTTCCGCCAGTTCTGCGCGCAGCTTCATGCGCGTGATGGGCGTCTGCAAGTCGTGCGAAATGGCGGCCAGAATCTGCACGCGCTCTTCGACAAAGCGGGCAATGCGCTGGCGCATGGCGTTGAACGCGTGCGCGGCGCGGGCCAGTTCGGTCGGGCCGTTCTCGTCCAGCGGGGGCGTCTGCGCGTTGGGGTTGAGCGCATCGGCGGCGTCGGCCAATGCCACCAGCGGTCGGATCGACAGGCGCACCGCAAACCAGCAGCACACGATCAACAACAGCAATTGCACCACCAGCACATACGGCAGCCACTGCGCAATGGGCGTCATGCGTGGATGCACGTCAATGGTGAGCGTGCTGCCGTCGCTGAGCGTGAGGTGTGCCTGCAGTTGCTTGCCGTCGCCCGGTATCGACTCCACCGTCACGGGAAAGCGGCCGCCGCTGGCCTCGCTGATGCGGGCGGCGATGTCCTTGCCACGCTGCGTCATCTCAGGAATACCGGGCAGGCCGGGGCCGAGGATGTACTGATAGTTGCCTCGGTTCAGACGCGGCAGCCACTGCGGGCGCTCTTCCGCGGGCAGGCGATCGAGGATGGCGATTGCTGTGGACACATCGGTTTCCAATGTGCCGAGCATCACCTCGCGCGCGCTCATGTAGCGCTCGGAAAACAGCACGGCAAACGACAGCGCATACGCCACCACCAAACCCGCCAGCAGGATCACAAAGAGGCGCGAGCCCAGCGTGCGCGGCCATGCCCAGGCACGCACGCTCATGGTTGCGGTCATTGGCGGGCCTCCTTGATCTCCACCGGCTTGGCAAAGACATAGCCCTCGCTGCGCACGGTCTTGATGTACGCCGGATCGCGCGCGTCGTCGTTCAGGCGCTGGCGCAGGCGGCTGACGAGCAGATCGACGGATCGCTCGAACATCTCGGCCTCGCGGCCCTGCGTGAGGTTGAGCAGTTGATCGCGGTTGAACACGCGCATCGGGTGATCGACAAACACGCGCAGCAACCGATATTCCGCGCCGCTCAGCGCAACGATGGTGCCCTCGGCGTCGATCAGGTGGCGCGCGGTGGTATCGAGGTGCCAATCGCCAAAGGCCAGCATCTGCCCAGCTTCGGAGATCTGCAGGTTGGGCGGCAGCATGCGCGTGCGGCGCAGCACGGCCTTGATGCGGGCGAGCAACTCGCGCGCGGCAAACGGCTTGGCCAGGTAATCGTCGGCGCCCATTTCCAGGCCGATGATGCGGTCGGTCTCGTCGTCACGCGCGGTCAGCATCAGCACGGGCGTGGCCTTGTGCTTGCCGGCGCGCAGTTCGCGGCACAGCACCAGGCCGTCGTCGCCGGGCAGCATCAGGTCGAGCACGATCAGGTCGACGGTGTTGGCCTCCAGGAACGCACGCATGTGGCGCCCGTCGGGGGAGGCGGTCACCCGCAGGCCGTTCTTGGTGAGATAGGTCGAAACGAGTTCGCGAATCTCGCGGTCATCATCGACGATCAGGATGTGGTCGACGTGGGCGTCCATGGGGGTGACCTCGGCACGATGGAAGGTGGAAGGAAGGCGCCATTTTGCGCCTCTCCGAGTGACGTCGCGAGCCCGTGTTGTATCGCAGTGCATCTGGCGGATGCGTTTGTACAGTCCGATACAAAGTCGCCCCCATGGCGATACATGCCAGCTACGCGCGCGGCGTCTGATGGAGGCCATCCCGATCCCTTGCCAAGGAATGTCGACCATGAGCCTGCTGATACTCGCCTACCTGGGCGGCGCGCTGACCATCCTGAGTCCGTGCATCCTGCCCGTTCTGCCGTTTGTGCTGAGCCGTACCAACCAGCCGTTTGTGCGCGGCAAGCTGCCGATGCTCGCCGGCATGGCCCTCACCTTTGCCGGCTTTGCGACGCTGCTCTCGGCGGGCGGCGCGTGGGCGGTGCGCACCAATGAAGTCGGCCGGTTTGTGGCGCTTGCGCTGCTGGCCGTGTTCGGGCTCTCGCTGCTGTGGCCCAGGCTGGGCGATCTGATGGCCCGGCCGGTTGTGGCGCTGGGCAACCGGCTGGCGGGGCAAGCGTCGACCGGCAGCGCCTCGGCAGAACCTTCGGTGGCGGGCTCGCTGTTGCTGGGCGTCGCCACGGGGATGCTGTGGGCGCCGTGCGCGGGCCCGATCCTCGGTTTGGTGTTGACCGGCGTGGCGCTCAATGGCGCGAGCGTGTCCAGCGCGCTGGCGCTGGCAGCCTACGCGGGGGGTGCGGCCACATCGTTGGCGGCAGCGCTAGGACTGGGCGGCCGCGTGTTCGCGGCCATGAAGCGCTCCATGGGCCTGGGCGAGTGGGCGCGTCGCATCATGGGCGCAAGCGTGCTGGGCGGCGTGGCCCTCATCGGGCTGGGCGCCGATACGGGCCTGCTGGCGCGCCTGTCTTCCGGCGGCACCACGCAACTTGAACAGGCACTGGTCAACGGGTTGGGCGTGACTCGGCCGACACCGCAGGCCAGCCTCAACGTGGTGTCCGAAGCCAACGCCGCGCCAGTGGCGAAACCCAGCGGCTTGCCCGTGGAAGGCCGCCTGGCCTCGTTCGACGGCGCGGTGCAGTGGCTCAACTCCGCGCCGCTCACGGGCGACCAACTGCGCGGCAAGGTCACGCTGGTCTATTTCTGGACGTACTCCTGCATCAACTGCATCCGCACGCTGCCGTACCTGCGCGCGTGGGCCGACAAGTACAAGGACCAGGGCCTGACCGTGGTGGGCGTTCACACGCCGGAATTCGCCTTTGAGAAGTCGCCCGAGAACGTCGCCCGCGCCGTCAGCGGCTTCCGCGTCAATTTCCCGGTGGCCATCGACAGCAACTACCGCATCTGGAACGCCTTCCACAACAGCTACTGGCCCGCCGCGTACTTTGTCGATGCCCAGGGCAACATCCGGCACCACCAGTTTGGCGAGGGTGATTACGCCGCCTCTGAGCGCGTCATCCAGGCGCTGCTGGCGGAGGCAGGCAACCAGCAGGTGGCGGGCGGCGTTGTCGTGCCCGATGCGCCCGGCGCGCAAGCCGCACCAGACCTGGACAACGTCCGCTCACCGGAAACGTATGTCGGCTACGCGCAAGCCGCGCGTTTTGCATCGCCCGGCGGCGCACAGATCGGCACGTCGCACGCATACCGCGTCGGCAAGCTCGGCCTGAACGATTGGGGCTTGTCCGGCCAATGGACCATCGACGCCGAGCAGGCCACGCTGGACCGCGCTGACGGCAGCATCGTCTACCGATTCCACGCGCGGGACCTGCACCTCGTGCTCGGGCCCGCCGCCGATGGCCGTGCGGTGCGCTTCACCGTCACGATCGACGGCAAGGCCCCCGGCGCCAGTCACGGTGCCGACACCGATGCAAACGGCAATGGCGCCGTCACGCAAACGCGCCTCTACCAGCTCGTCCGGCAAGCCGGCACGGTGGGCGAGCACACGTTCGAGATCCGCTTTCTCGATGCCGGGGCGCATGCCTACGCCTTCACCTTCGGCTGACCGCGCGCCGCCGTTTTGTACGCGTTTGTATCCAGCCGCGACGCAGATACGTACCCAGACAAAACGGCCCTTCCGCGCTACGTCTGGGATACGTCGGCCTTCTTTAATACGTCTCGTGGCCCCGGCAACCAGCGAACACCAAGCCGCTGACGCCGGGACGCAAATCCAACCCTCGTCTTCCCCCTTCATCCAAAAGGAGATCACCATGACCCGCATCGAAAACGTTCTGTACACCGCCAAGGTCAACGTCACCGGCGGCCGCGACGGCCAGGCGCACAGCGATGACGACCGCCTGAACCTGAAGCTCTCGCCCCCGGGCAGCAACGGCCGCGGCACGAACCCCGAGCAACTGTTTGCCGCAGGCTGGTCGGCCTGCTTTATCGGCGCGATGGGCCGCGCGGCCAGCCAGATGAAGATCAAGCTGCCGGCCGATCTGTCCTTGAACACCGAAGTCGATCTCGGCACCACTGACGACGCGTTCTTCCTGCAAGCGCGGCTGAACGTGAGCCTGCCCGGCCTGGACCGCGACGTGGCGCAAGCCGTGGTGGAAGCGGCCCACCAGCTGTGCCCGTATTCGAAGGCCACGCGCGGCAACATCCACGTCGAGCTGAACCTGATCTGACGCATCGCATGGCCCGCCGCACGCTGCCGGCGGCTGGCGGGCCTCACCAGTAACCTTTCACGGATTCCACATCATGCGCACGACCCTCCGCGCCGCGCTTGCGGCACTCGCCATCGGCGCCGTCTACTTTGTCGGGACTGGCGTGCCCGCCTTCAGCCAGACCGCCGCGACCGGCGCGGCGGCACCCGAGTTCACAGGCATCAACCAGTGGCTGAATTCGCAGCCGCTGTCGATGAAGGACCTGCGCGGCAAGGTCGTGCTGGTGGATTTCTGGACGTACTCGTGCATCAACTGCCTCAACACGCTGCCGCACGTGAAGCAGTGGTACGACAAGTACAAGGATCAGGGTCTGGTCGTGGTGGGCGTGCACACGCCGGAATACGCGTTCGAAAAATCGACCGCCAACGTGCAGGAAGCGCTCAAGCGGCTGGACGTGCGCTACCCGGTCGCGCAGGACAACAGCTACGCAACGTGGTCGGCCTTTCACAACCAGTTCTGGCCGGCGCTGTACCTGATTGATACCGAGGGGCGCATCGTCTATCAGCACTTCGGCGAAGGCCGCTACGCCGAGACGGAAGCCGCCATTCAGAAGCTGCTGGCAGACCGCAAGCCACAGAAGCCTGCGTGATCAGGCTGCGTGAGAAGTCCCGCCCCGACGGCGCTTATGAACG
This is a stretch of genomic DNA from Ralstonia wenshanensis. It encodes these proteins:
- a CDS encoding thioredoxin family protein, translated to MRTTLRAALAALAIGAVYFVGTGVPAFSQTAATGAAAPEFTGINQWLNSQPLSMKDLRGKVVLVDFWTYSCINCLNTLPHVKQWYDKYKDQGLVVVGVHTPEYAFEKSTANVQEALKRLDVRYPVAQDNSYATWSAFHNQFWPALYLIDTEGRIVYQHFGEGRYAETEAAIQKLLADRKPQKPA
- a CDS encoding GlxA family transcriptional regulator, whose product is MAHRIAVLIFPDFQLLDAAGPVAAFEVASRYRDDHYALRMIAAQAGLVRSSSGARWDADALPPVSQVDTLLIAGGDGVDAAMADARTRRFVQRCAARGARVASVCSGSLLLAATGLLNGRRATTHWSRSEQFARTFPQVQLEPDHIYVNDGPIWTSAGISAGIDLALALIAEDLGERLARAVARQLVVYYRRPGGQSQFSALNEMDSARGRFKPLLDHVRRNLGAPHRVGDLAEHACMSPRHFARAFQVETGLTPAKAVEKLRVEAARAALESGAVSMQRVATECGFGDTERMRRSFQRLLGVPPSSLRAR
- a CDS encoding DUF72 domain-containing protein, encoding MTVHIGISGWRYAGWRGVFYPEDLAQRRELEYASRQFDTIEINGSHYSLQSITSWQAWHDTAPDSFVFAVKGPRYLTHMLRFRDETAVPALANFFASGVLALRRKLGPFLWQFPPSYRFDAERFERFLSLLPRDTAAARALARQHDGRVKAPWFATRGQQRLRHAVEVRHDSFCTPEFAALLRRHHAALVVSHAVADWPYLEDVTSDFVYLRLHGADALYSGAYADAALDRWADRIRQWAAGSEPADAHRVGAPAKLRRSGRDIYCYFDNDKKVEAPSDARRLLERLRAE
- a CDS encoding winged helix-turn-helix transcriptional regulator; the encoded protein is MVKRTSHAESLCGVARPLDAIGDWWSLLIVRDAFDGLRRFGEFQRSLGLSKNILAVRLRNLVAHDILETVPASDGSAYQDYVLTEKGRALFPLLVALRQWGEAFCFASDEAHVVLVDKATGKPVPRLELRAQDGRALAPEDTAVVHPAAVKQAKRQRVKTG
- a CDS encoding alpha/beta fold hydrolase — translated: MRVDTFDGMYPYTPRFTDAPGFSMHFVDEGPADGEVVLCLHGEPTWGFLFRHLIAALRGAHRVVALDHMGFGRSETPPSRSYWLQDHIDNLERFVLALDLRGITLVMHDFGGPVGMGLASRHPDRIRRIVSVNGPTPFGQATLGERLAANAAVSPWFQWIMRAESEGRLEAVLGELGFNILSTLKLNGFEDHGLINDAWLQAYGARFATPADCAGAIGWAKGFATGAHRFEVPDAAARRAIATKPAMAIWGMADRTLHAVHFPPLFSELFPDAPVHRLPGVGHYSFEDAPGAIADRIATFLAQT
- a CDS encoding organic hydroperoxide resistance protein, with the translated sequence MTRIENVLYTAKVNVTGGRDGQAHSDDDRLNLKLSPPGSNGRGTNPEQLFAAGWSACFIGAMGRAASQMKIKLPADLSLNTEVDLGTTDDAFFLQARLNVSLPGLDRDVAQAVVEAAHQLCPYSKATRGNIHVELNLI
- a CDS encoding cytochrome c biogenesis protein DipZ gives rise to the protein MSLLILAYLGGALTILSPCILPVLPFVLSRTNQPFVRGKLPMLAGMALTFAGFATLLSAGGAWAVRTNEVGRFVALALLAVFGLSLLWPRLGDLMARPVVALGNRLAGQASTGSASAEPSVAGSLLLGVATGMLWAPCAGPILGLVLTGVALNGASVSSALALAAYAGGAATSLAAALGLGGRVFAAMKRSMGLGEWARRIMGASVLGGVALIGLGADTGLLARLSSGGTTQLEQALVNGLGVTRPTPQASLNVVSEANAAPVAKPSGLPVEGRLASFDGAVQWLNSAPLTGDQLRGKVTLVYFWTYSCINCIRTLPYLRAWADKYKDQGLTVVGVHTPEFAFEKSPENVARAVSGFRVNFPVAIDSNYRIWNAFHNSYWPAAYFVDAQGNIRHHQFGEGDYAASERVIQALLAEAGNQQVAGGVVVPDAPGAQAAPDLDNVRSPETYVGYAQAARFASPGGAQIGTSHAYRVGKLGLNDWGLSGQWTIDAEQATLDRADGSIVYRFHARDLHLVLGPAADGRAVRFTVTIDGKAPGASHGADTDANGNGAVTQTRLYQLVRQAGTVGEHTFEIRFLDAGAHAYAFTFG
- a CDS encoding response regulator, producing MDAHVDHILIVDDDREIRELVSTYLTKNGLRVTASPDGRHMRAFLEANTVDLIVLDLMLPGDDGLVLCRELRAGKHKATPVLMLTARDDETDRIIGLEMGADDYLAKPFAARELLARIKAVLRRTRMLPPNLQISEAGQMLAFGDWHLDTTARHLIDAEGTIVALSGAEYRLLRVFVDHPMRVFNRDQLLNLTQGREAEMFERSVDLLVSRLRQRLNDDARDPAYIKTVRSEGYVFAKPVEIKEARQ
- a CDS encoding sensor histidine kinase; amino-acid sequence: MTATMSVRAWAWPRTLGSRLFVILLAGLVVAYALSFAVLFSERYMSAREVMLGTLETDVSTAIAILDRLPAEERPQWLPRLNRGNYQYILGPGLPGIPEMTQRGKDIAARISEASGGRFPVTVESIPGDGKQLQAHLTLSDGSTLTIDVHPRMTPIAQWLPYVLVVQLLLLIVCCWFAVRLSIRPLVALADAADALNPNAQTPPLDENGPTELARAAHAFNAMRQRIARFVEERVQILAAISHDLQTPITRMKLRAELAEDSEEKRKLLNDLAEIETLVREGLAYARSAHGDGEKPSRIDVGSFVESLVYDYQDTGKPVTLEQHATGAIVTRPHALRRVLTNLTDNAIKFGGAAEVSVRRDGDAVVIEVRDRGPGIPEDKLDAVLQPFVRLENSRSRETGGTGLGLAIAQQLAVAAGGGLTLRNREGGGLVAEVRLGQAAAPGQREQA